Proteins from a genomic interval of Equus quagga isolate Etosha38 chromosome 11, UCLA_HA_Equagga_1.0, whole genome shotgun sequence:
- the RAI1 gene encoding retinoic acid-induced protein 1 isoform X2, whose amino-acid sequence MQSFRERCGFHGKQQNYQQTSQETPRLENYRQPGQAGLSCDRQRLLAKDYYSPQPYPAYEGGAAPTGPARGSKGLPSQQALQGRPAFSGYGVQDSSPYPGRYSGEESLQAWGPPQPPPPQPQPLPGGVGKYDENLMKKTGVPPGRQYPEQGAQLPFRTHPLHVQQQLPQPQQPLVYPKLQRQKLQNDITSPLPFPQGGHFPQHSQSFPTSSTYSATGQGGGQGAHSYKSCTAPSAQPHDRPLTANASLAPGQRVQNLHAYQSGRLSYDPQKQQQQQALQSRHHAQETLHYQNLAKYQHYGQQGPGYCQPDTAVRTPEQYYQTFSPSSSHSPARSVGRSPSYSSTPSPLMPNLENFPYSQQPLSTGAFPAGITDHSHFMPLLNPSPTDAAGSMDTQAGNCKTLQKDKLPESLLSDLSLQSLTALTSQVENISSTVQQLLLSKAAAPQRKAAKNPVPRTPEQHKSQHCSPESSGYSAEPAGTPLSEPLSSTPQSSHAEPPEADYLSGSEDPLERSFLYCNQARGSPARVNSNSKAKPESVSTCSVTSPDDMSTKSDDSFQSLHSSLPLDSFSKFVAGERDCPRLLLSALAQEDLASEILGLQEAIGEKADKAWVEAPGLAKDTSKPPFSLENHSACLDAMAKNAWPRPGEPEALPESLQLDKSGNTKDFSPGLFEDPSVGFATPDPKKTTGSLSFVTKPTLGVATSDPATAAFDCFPDTTTTSSADSANPFAWPEENLGDACPRWGLHPGELTKGLEPDGKASESIGKENAHEASACLGFQEEEPSREEATVPRDSKQEVACGVQAAAGGALRCPEAGKAEQWLEDGQHCCSAADFVDLPLLPPTGRKEDLEAEEEYSSLCELLGSPEQRPGMQDPLSPKAPLMCTKEEVEEVLDPKAGWGSPCHLSGESVILLGPTVGAESKVQSWFESSLSHMKPGEEGPEGALAPGDSTTLAPDASLAQKPNKPAVPEAPIAKKEPVPRGKSLRSRRVHRGLPEAEDSPCRAPALPKDLLLPESCTGPPQGQMEGAGAPGRGASDGLPRMCTRSFTALSEPRTPGPPGLTTTPAPPDKLGGKQRAAFKSGKRVGKPSPKAASSPSNPAALPVASDSSPMGSKTKETDSPGTPGKDQRSMILRSRTKTQEFFHSKRRRPSESRLPNCRASKKLLANSHLPTTFKASSSPQKEGRASQRARVPKPGAGSKLSDRPLTALKRKSAFMAPVPTKKRSLALRSGSGSACGLEVGAKEEGSEGSPPVFKRMSSPKKAKPTKGGGEPPLKPLPPEAPDGCLKLPSRPAFQGALKTKVLPPRKGRGLKLEAIVQKITSPGLKKFTCKVPGAPPGTTLGPALPEKDRGLKSAGGSLLGGEEGLLNVGVGQKLPGAPGAEPLCRNPTNRPFKGKLPNSKKLSSADCLKTEAFTSPEALLSRGAALAPKKRSRKGRAGALGLPKGPLEKRPHLGLAPLLTPRDRANGTQGGGEDSSGGGGKKPKMEELGLASQPPEGRPCQPQTRAQKQPGHANYSSYSKRKRLTRGRAKNTTSSPCKGRAKRRRQQQVLPLDPAEPEIRLKYISSCKRLRADSRTPAFSPFVRVEKRDAFTTVCTVVNSPGEEPKPHRKPSSSASSSSSSCSFSLDTTGAPLATLPGGSVLQPRHPLPLSSTMRLGPVVSKALSTSCLVCCLCQNPANFKDLGDLCGPYYPEHCLPKKKPKFKEKVRPEGICEEASLPLERTLKGLECAAAATATGKPPRPDGPADPAKQGSVRTSARGLSRRLQSCYCCDGRGDSGEEVAPADKSRKHECSKEPPAEPGGDTQEHWVHEACAVWTGGVYLVAGKLFGLQEAMKVAVDMTCSSCQEAGATIGCCQKGCIHTYHYPCASDAGCIFIEENFSLKCPKHKRLPL is encoded by the exons ATGCAGTCTTTTCGAGAAAGGTGTGGTTTCCATGGCAAACAGCAGAACTACCAGCAGACCTCGCAGGAGACACCTCGCCTGGAGAATTACAGGCAGCCGGGCCAGGCCGGGCTGAGCTGTGACCGGCAGCGGCTGCTGGCCAAGGACTATTACAGCCCACAGCCGTACCCCGCCTACGAGGGCGGCGCGGCGCCCACCGGCCCGGCCCGTGGCAGCAAGGGCCTGCCCTCCCAGCAGGCCCTGCAGGGGAGGCCGGCCTTCTCGGGCTACGGCGTCCAGGACAGTAGCCCTTACCCGGGCCGCTACTCAGGCGAGGAGAGCTTGCAGGCCTGGGGCCCCCCCCAGCCGCCACCCCCCCAGCCGCAGCCCCTGCCAGGGGGGGTGGGCAAATATGATGAGAACTTGATGAAAAAGACAGGAGTGCCCCCTGGTAGGCAGTACCCGGAGCAGGGCGCCCAGCTGCCCTTCCGGACTCACCCCCTGCATGTCCAGCAGCAGCTGCCAcagccccagcagcccctggTGTACCCCAAGCTCCAAAGACAGAAACTGCAGAATGACATCACCTCGCCTCTGCCCTTTCCCCAGGGCGGTCACTTTCCCCAGCATTCGCagtccttccccacctcctccacctaCTCTGCCACCGGccagggcggggggcagggggcccATTCCTACAAGAGTTGCACGGCCCCGTCTGCCCAGCCCCATGACAGGCCGCTGACTGCCAATGCCAGCCTGGCCCCGGGGCAGCGGGTCCAGAACCTTCATGCCTATCAGTCGGGCCGCCTCAGCTATGACCCgcagaaacagcagcagcagcaagcccTTCAGAGCCGGCACCATGCCCAGGAAACCCTCCATTACCAAAACCTTGCCAAGTACCAACACTACGGGCAGCAAGGCCCAGGCTACTGCCAGCCAGACACGGCCGTCAGGACTCCGGAACAGTACTACCAGACCttcagccccagctccagccactcgCCCGCGCGCTCTGTGGGCCGCTCTCCTTCCTACAGCTCCACTCCATCGCCACTGATGCCGAACCTGGAGAACTTCCCCTACAGCCAGCAGCCGCTCAGCACCGGGGCCTTCCCCGCCGGCATCACCGACCACAGCCACTTCATGCCCCTGCTCAACCCCTCCCCGACAGACGCTGCCGGCTCCATGGACACCCAGGCCGGCAACTGCAAGACGCTGCAGAAGGACAAGCTCCCGGAGAGCCTGCTGTCAGACCTCAGCCTGCAGAGCCTCACGGCCCTGACCTCGCAAGTGGAGAACATCTCCAGCACCGtgcagcagctgctgctctcCAAGGCCGCCGCGCCTCAGAGGAAGGCTGCCAAGAACCCGGTGCCCAGGACACCGGAGCAGCACAAAAGCCAGCACTGTAGCCCTGAGAGCAGTGGCTACTCAGCTGAGCCGGCGGGCACGCCGCTGTCAGAGCCGCTGAGCAGCACGCCGCAATCCAGCCACGCCGAGCCTCCGGAGGCTGACTACCTGAGCGGCTCCGAGGACCCGCTGGAGCGCAGCTTTCTCTACTGCAACCAGGCCCGCGGCAGCCCTGCCAGGGTCAACAGCAACTCAAAGGCCAAGCCTGAGTCCGTGTCCACCTGTTCCGTGACGTCGCCCGACGACATGTCCACCAAGTCTGATGACTCCTTCCAGAGCCTACACAGCAGCCTGCCGCTTGACAGCTTCTCCAAATTTGTGGCAGGGGAGCGGGACTGCCCGCGGCTGCTGCTCAGTGCCCTGGCACAGGAGGACCTGGCCTCTGAGAtcctggggctgcaggaggccaTTGGCGAGAAGGCCGACAAGGCCTGGGTCGAGGCACCCGGCCTGGCCAAGGACACCAGCAAGCCGCCCTTCTCGCTGGAGAACCACAGCGCTTGCCTGGACGCCATGGCCAAGAACGCATGGCCTCGGCCAGGGGAGCCAGAGGCCCTGCCCGAGTCCCTGCAGCTGGACAAGAGTGGCAACACCAAGGACTTCAGCCCGGGGCTGTTTGAAGACCCTTCCGTGGGCTTCGCCACCCCCGACCCCAAGAAGACGACTGGTTCCCTCTCTTTTGTCACCAAGCCCACCCTTGGGGTTGCCACCTCGGACCCTGCCACGGCAGCTTTTGACTGCTTCCCGGACACAACCACCACCAGCTCAGCGGACAGTGCCAACCCCTTTGCCTGGCCGGAGGAAAACTTGGGGGATGCGTGTCCCCGGTGGGGGCTGCACCCCGGGGAGCTCACGAAGGGCCTGGAGCCGGATGGGAAGGCCTCGGAAAGCATCGGCAAGGAGAATGCCCACGAGGCTTCGGCTTGCctgggcttccaggaggaggagcCCTCCAGGGAGGAGGCCACCGTGCCCCGGGACTCCAAGCAGGAAGTGGCGTGTGGGGTGcaggcggcggcgggcggggcgcTGCGGTGCCCAGAGGCGGGCAAGGCCGAGCAGTGGCTGGAGGACGGCCAGCACTGCTGCTCCGCCGCAGACTTCGTGGACCTCCCGCTGCTGCCGCCCACGGGCAGGAAGGAGGACCTGGAGGCGGAGGAGGAGTACTCCTCCCTGTGTGAGCTCCTGGGAAGCCCCGAGCAGAGGCCTGGCATGCAGGACCCGCTGTCGCCAAAGGCCCCCCTCATGTGCAccaaggaggaggtggaggaggtgcTGGACCCCAAGGCcggctggggctccccatgccacCTCTCCGGGGAGTCCGTCATCTTGCTGGGCCCCACCGTGGGTGCCGAGTCGAAGGTCCAGAGCTGGTTTGAGTCCTCCCTGTCACATATGAAGCCAGGTGAAGAAGGGCCCGAGGGGGCGCTGGCTCCGGGGGACTCCACCACCCTCGCCCCAGATGCCTCTCTGGCCCAGAAGCCCAACAAGCCTGCTGTGCCCGAGGCTCCCATCGCTAAGAAAGAGCCCGTGCCTCGCGGCAAGAGTTTACGGAGCCGGCGAGTGCACCGGGGCCTGCCCGAGGCCGAGGACTCCCCGTGCAGGGCGCCTGCACTGCCCAAAGACCTCCTGCTCCCCGAGTCGTGCACAGGGCCCCCCCAGGGACAGATGGAAGGGGCGGGGGCCCCAGGCCGGGGGGCCTCGGATGGGCTCCCCAGGATGTGCACCCGCTCCTTCACGGCCCTAAGCGAGCCTCGCACACCTGGACCCCCAGGCCTGaccaccacccctgcccccccAGACAAACTAGGCGGCAAGCAGCGAGCCGCCTTCAAGTCAGGCAAGCGGGTAGGGAAGCCTTCACCCAAGGCCGCCTCCAGCCCCAGCAACCCGGCCGCCCTGCCTGTGGCCTCTGACAGCAGCCCCATGGGCTCCAAGACCAAGGAGACGGACTCACCTGGCACTCCAGGCAAGGACCAGCGCTCCATGATCCTTCGGTCCCGCACCAAAACCCAGGAGTTCTTCCACTCCAAGCGGCGGCGGCCCTCAGAGAGCCGGCTCCCCAACTGCCGTGCCAGCAAGAAGCTCCTTGCCAACAGCCACCTACCCACTACGTTCAAGGCCTCCAGCAGCCCCCagaaggagggcagggccagccagCGGGCACGGGTCCCCAAGCCCGGTGCAGGCAGCAAGCTCTCTGACCGGCCCCTCACGGCGCTCAAAAGGAAGTCGGCCTTCATGGCGCCCGTCCCCACCAAGAAGCGGAGCCTGGCCTTACGGAGTGGCAGCGGCAGCGCCTGCGGCCTTGAGGTGGGCGCGAAGGAGGAGGGGTCCGAGGGCTCCCCACCAGTCTTCAAGAGGATGTCTTCTCCCAAGAAGGCCAAGCCCACCAAGGGCGGTGGGGAGCCCCCCTTGAAGCCCTTGCCCCCAGAGGCCCCCGATGGCTGCCTGAAGCTCCCCTCGCGGCCAGCCTTCCAGGGGGCCCTGAAGACCAAGGTGCTGCCACCGCGGAAGGGCCGAGGCTTGAAGCTGGAGGCCATCGTGCAGAAGATCACCTCGCCCGGCCTCAAGAAGTTCACCTGCAAGGTGCCGGGGGCCCCGCCTGGGACCACCCTGGGCCCGGCCCTCCCGGAGAAGGACCGTGGGCTCAAGAGTGCCGGGGGCAgcctgctgggaggggaggaaggtcTGTTAAACGTGGGTGTGGGGCAGAAACTCCCAGGAGCTCCAGGGGCCGAGCCATTGTGCAGAAACCCCACCAATAGACCCTTCAAAGGCAAACTCCCAAACAGCAAGAAACTGTCCTCGGCCGACTGTCTCAAAACCGAGGCCTTCACGTCCCCAGAGGCCCTGCTGTCACGGGGAGCTGCCCTGGCACCTAAGAAGAGGAGCCGGAAAGGCAGGGCTGGAGCCCTCGGactccccaaaggccccctggAGAAGCGGCCCCACCTAGGCCTGGCTCCGCTCCTGACTCCCCGAGACAGGGCCAATGGCACGCAGGGCGGCGGGGAGGACAGCTCTGGTGGAGGAGGCAAGAAGCCAAAGATGGAGGAGTTGGGTCTGGCTTCCCAGCCCCCTGAGGGCCGGCCCTGCCAGCCCCAGACGAGGGCACAGAAGCAGCCGGGCCATGCCAACTACAGCAGCTATTCGAAGCGGAAGCGCCTCACTCGGGGCCGGGCCAAGAACACCACCTCCTCACCCTGTAAGGGGCGTGCCAAgaggcggcggcagcagcaggtGCTGCCCCTGGACCCTGCAGAGCCTGAAATCCGCCTCAAGTACATTTCCTCATGCAAGCGGCTGCGGGCAGACAGCCGCACCCCGGCCTTCTCGCCCTTTGTGCGGGTGGAGAAGCGAGACGCATTCACCACCGTGTGCACTGTTGTCAACTCCCCTGGGGAGGAGCCCAAGCCCCACAGGAAGCCgtcctcctctgcctcttcttcctcatcctcatgCTCATTCTCTTTGGACACGACGGGGGCCCCCCTGGCTACACTCCCCGGAGGCTCCGTGCTGCAGCCGCGgcaccccctgcccctctcctccaccATGCGTCTGGGGCCTGTGGTCTCCAAGGCCCTGAGTACCTCTTGCCTTGTTTGCTGCCTCTGCCAAAACCCGGCCAACTTCAAGGACCTCGGGGACCTCTGTGGGCCCTACTATCCTGAACACTGCCTCCCCAAAAAGAAGCCAAAATTCAAGGAGAAGGTGCGGCCAGAGGGCATCTGCGAGGAGGCCTCGCTGCCCCTCGAGAGAACACTCAAAGGCCTCGAGTGTGCAGCTGCCGCCACTGCCACCGGGAAGCCCCCCAGGCCTGACGGCCCGGCCGACCCCGCCAAGCAGGGCTCGGTGCGCACCAGTGCCCGGGGCCTGTCCCGGCGGCTGCAGAGTTGCTACTGCTGTGACGGTCGGGGGGACAGTGGTGAGGAGGTGGCCCCAGCCGACAAGAGCCGCAAGCATGAATGCAGCAAGGAGCCGCCGGCAGAGCCTGGCGGGGACACCCAGGAGCACTGGGTGCACGAGGCCTGCGCCGTGTGGACGGGCGGGGTCTACCTGGTGGCCGGGAAGCTCTTTGGGCTGCAAGAGGCCATGAAGGTGGCCGTGGACATG ACTTGTTCCAGCTGCCAAGAAGCCGGGGCCACCATTGGGTGCTGCCAAAAAGGATGCATCCACACCTACCATTACCCGTGCGCCAGTGATGCAG GTTGCATATTCATCGAAGAgaacttttctttgaaatgtccCAAACATAAG AGGCTGCCGTTGTAA